Proteins co-encoded in one Kutzneria chonburiensis genomic window:
- a CDS encoding TM0106 family RecB-like putative nuclease, whose amino-acid sequence MTSSVLLDAGVVTRCRRRVHLENDPTMADAPKAAPDPTGEQRRADAMAHRRAVADRMATMAGSAWTEIPLDAKASDRERATVAALSAGAPFVWAPQLPRDQSGGRRGGIDLLVRVSTGYVPVLVVRHKVTDPGTGARTSPLSEPTPMGIRSDPLRKVRPQPRDQLRLAHAQRMLQASGFAASGRSYGGVVGMDADVVLWHDLDAPTWPGARTALSEYDMRFADRLAVANAAANGGEALARPSRIVECRSCPWWPVCDQALNEARDVSLVVRGEDAFALRKLGVSTVDELAAMDPATKLATPLVGMPLFDAVVLARAWLRDLTVVRRVRKVRVARADVEVDIDMESFGDAGAYMWGCLLSGKDIGERQGYRPFVTWEPLPDDDEARSFGEFWTWLMLVRTKALAHGLTFRAYCYNELAENRWLLSSAERFAGKPGVPTVAQVNAFIRDPAWVDVFGVVRDQFLCAHGKGLKIIAPVAGFHWRDPEAGGENSMRWYRDAVGMDGAPAEVSQRQRLLEYNEDDVHATLALRQWMSSPAMAELPFAGDL is encoded by the coding sequence GTGACGTCTTCGGTGCTGCTCGACGCCGGTGTGGTGACCCGCTGCCGGCGGCGCGTGCACCTGGAGAACGACCCGACCATGGCCGACGCCCCCAAGGCCGCCCCGGATCCCACCGGTGAGCAGCGCCGGGCCGACGCGATGGCCCACCGCCGGGCCGTCGCCGACCGGATGGCCACCATGGCCGGCTCGGCCTGGACGGAGATCCCGCTCGACGCCAAGGCGTCGGATCGCGAGCGGGCCACCGTGGCCGCGCTCTCAGCCGGCGCGCCATTCGTGTGGGCCCCGCAGCTGCCGCGTGACCAGTCCGGCGGCCGTCGCGGCGGCATCGACCTGCTGGTCCGCGTGAGCACGGGCTATGTCCCGGTGCTGGTGGTCCGGCACAAGGTCACCGATCCCGGCACCGGCGCCCGGACGTCGCCGCTGAGCGAGCCGACGCCGATGGGCATCCGCTCCGACCCGCTGCGCAAGGTCCGCCCGCAGCCCCGTGACCAGCTCCGGCTGGCCCACGCCCAGCGGATGTTGCAGGCCAGCGGGTTCGCCGCCAGCGGCCGGTCCTACGGCGGCGTGGTCGGCATGGACGCCGATGTCGTGCTCTGGCACGACCTGGACGCGCCGACCTGGCCCGGGGCCCGGACCGCGCTGTCCGAGTACGACATGCGCTTCGCCGACCGGCTGGCCGTGGCCAATGCGGCGGCCAACGGCGGCGAGGCGCTGGCCCGGCCGTCCCGGATCGTCGAGTGCCGCAGCTGCCCGTGGTGGCCGGTCTGCGACCAGGCGCTGAACGAGGCCCGCGACGTGAGCCTGGTCGTCCGTGGCGAGGATGCGTTCGCGCTGCGCAAGCTGGGCGTCTCCACGGTCGACGAGCTGGCGGCGATGGATCCGGCGACCAAGCTGGCCACGCCGCTGGTCGGCATGCCGCTGTTCGACGCCGTGGTGCTGGCCCGGGCCTGGCTGCGGGACCTCACCGTGGTCCGCCGGGTGCGCAAGGTCCGGGTGGCGCGGGCCGACGTCGAGGTCGACATCGACATGGAGAGCTTCGGCGACGCCGGGGCGTACATGTGGGGCTGCCTGCTCAGCGGCAAGGACATTGGCGAACGGCAGGGCTACCGGCCGTTCGTCACCTGGGAGCCGCTGCCCGACGACGACGAGGCCCGGTCCTTCGGCGAGTTCTGGACGTGGCTGATGCTCGTGCGCACCAAGGCTTTGGCGCACGGCCTGACGTTCAGGGCCTACTGCTACAACGAGTTGGCCGAGAACCGGTGGCTGCTGTCGTCGGCCGAGCGCTTCGCCGGCAAGCCCGGCGTGCCGACCGTGGCGCAGGTAAACGCATTCATCCGCGACCCCGCCTGGGTCGACGTGTTCGGCGTGGTCCGCGACCAGTTCCTGTGCGCGCACGGCAAGGGCTTGAAGATCATCGCCCCGGTGGCCGGTTTCCACTGGCGCGACCCCGAGGCCGGCGGCGAGAACTCCATGCGCTGGTACCGCGACGCCGTCGGCATGGACGGCGCGCCGGCCGAGGTGTCGCAGCGGCAGCGCCTGCTCGAGTACAACGAGGACGACGTGCACGCCACGTTGGCACTGCGGCAGTGGATGAGCTCGCCGGCGATGGCCGAACTGCCCTTCGCCGGCGACCTCTGA
- a CDS encoding aldo/keto reductase has product MEQRRLGHSGLVVSTVGLGCNNLGRPGTSTETLAGARAVVEAALDNGITFFDVADVYGAPRGRSEELLGQALSGRREHAVIATKFGVDMQGVNGPDFGARGSRRYVRRAVESSLRRLNTEWIDLYQLHRPDPRTPLAETLSVLDDLVHEGKIRYVGHCNLAGWQIADASWTAQTEHVAAPVSAQNHYSLLEREVEREVLPACGRFGLGLLPYFPLANGLLTGKYRQDGEPPVGSRLAGRERLLSEAPWERIEKLRAFAEERDAPMVRLAIGWLAAQPTVASVICGATSPEQVRSNARAGEFALSPADLDLLDEICPPGRR; this is encoded by the coding sequence GTCTTGTCGTCAGCACCGTCGGGCTCGGCTGCAACAACCTCGGTCGTCCCGGGACATCGACGGAGACGCTGGCCGGGGCCCGCGCCGTGGTGGAAGCCGCGCTGGACAACGGAATCACCTTCTTCGACGTGGCCGACGTGTACGGCGCGCCGCGCGGCCGCAGCGAGGAGCTGCTCGGGCAAGCGCTGTCCGGGCGCCGCGAGCACGCCGTCATCGCGACCAAGTTCGGCGTGGACATGCAGGGGGTCAACGGTCCCGACTTCGGTGCCCGCGGCTCCCGACGGTACGTGCGGCGGGCCGTCGAGTCCTCGCTGCGGCGGCTGAACACCGAATGGATCGACCTGTACCAGCTGCACCGGCCGGATCCGCGCACGCCGCTGGCCGAGACGCTGTCCGTGCTGGACGACCTCGTGCACGAGGGCAAGATCCGCTATGTCGGCCACTGCAACCTGGCCGGCTGGCAGATCGCCGACGCGTCCTGGACCGCGCAGACCGAGCACGTGGCCGCGCCGGTGTCCGCGCAGAACCACTACTCGCTGCTGGAGCGGGAGGTGGAGCGCGAGGTGCTGCCGGCCTGCGGCCGCTTCGGCCTCGGGCTGCTGCCGTACTTCCCGCTGGCCAACGGCCTGCTGACCGGCAAGTACCGGCAGGATGGCGAACCTCCGGTCGGCTCCCGTCTGGCCGGCCGGGAACGGCTGCTGTCCGAGGCGCCGTGGGAGCGGATCGAGAAACTGCGAGCCTTCGCCGAGGAGCGGGACGCGCCGATGGTGCGGCTGGCCATCGGCTGGCTGGCCGCGCAGCCCACTGTCGCCTCGGTGATCTGCGGCGCGACCAGTCCGGAACAGGTGCGGTCCAACGCCCGCGCCGGCGAGTTCGCGCTCAGCCCCGCCGACCTGGATCTCCTGGACGAAATATGTCCGCCGGGTCGTCGCTGA